In Nonomuraea sp. NBC_00507, the following are encoded in one genomic region:
- a CDS encoding ABC transporter permease subunit, with protein MRRSVGVVLLAVPLVLALAGPWLAGAPEPRGVSFAAVPPLGTDFVGRDVWEQVLLGGRSVVTVAVLATALAYATGVPLGMAAALAGRRWVDELLMRPLDLLLAVPSLLLLIMLAGLFSPGPAVLVGIVALIGMPEVVRIARAAALETASSTAMEALRLQGETWWRRAIGYAGRSMLTTLLADVGVRLVGALYLVASASFLGVGLAPDAADWAVMVDRNRTGMFLQPWAVLVPALLIVALSVGLNLTFDRARRR; from the coding sequence ATGAGGCGCAGCGTAGGGGTCGTGCTGCTGGCCGTGCCGCTGGTCCTGGCGCTCGCCGGGCCATGGCTGGCGGGTGCGCCCGAGCCGCGCGGCGTCTCCTTCGCCGCCGTTCCCCCGCTCGGCACGGACTTCGTCGGGCGCGACGTGTGGGAGCAGGTGCTGCTCGGCGGGCGTTCGGTGGTGACGGTGGCGGTGCTGGCGACGGCGCTCGCGTACGCGACCGGCGTGCCGCTCGGGATGGCGGCGGCGCTGGCCGGGCGGCGGTGGGTGGACGAGTTGCTGATGCGCCCGCTCGACCTGCTGCTCGCGGTCCCGTCGCTGCTGCTGCTCATCATGCTGGCGGGGCTGTTCTCGCCGGGGCCCGCCGTGCTGGTCGGGATCGTGGCGCTGATCGGGATGCCCGAGGTGGTGCGGATCGCCAGGGCGGCGGCCCTGGAGACGGCGAGCAGCACGGCGATGGAGGCGCTGCGCCTGCAGGGCGAGACGTGGTGGCGCCGGGCCATCGGGTACGCCGGCCGATCCATGCTCACCACGCTGCTGGCCGACGTCGGGGTCCGGCTGGTCGGCGCACTGTATTTGGTGGCCTCGGCGAGCTTCCTCGGCGTCGGTCTCGCGCCGGACGCCGCCGATTGGGCGGTGATGGTGGACCGCAACCGTACCGGGATGTTCCTGCAGCCGTGGGCGGTGCTGGTGCCCGCACTGCTGATCGTCGCCCTGTCGGTGGGGCTGAACCTGACGTTCGACCGGGCGAGGAGGCGGTGA
- a CDS encoding ABC transporter permease, whose translation MSLARYALRRLLLGVAQVVAVATLVFVLTEALPGDAAVVLAGDIPDEERIAQIRHALELDRPAAERWAGWLAGLARGDLGVSLVSGRPVSGVLADGLPPTLVLAGLTLLLLVPISVAVGVTAAVRQGGPLDRVLTTVTVGLYSIPEFALGVVLVAVFAVRLGWFPPTAVGAPSNMLQQPALLVLPVAVLLARPVCSISRLVRAGMIDALGSGYAAHARRLGLPRRRVVLTHALPNALAPGVQQLARTTDWLLGGVIVVESVFVIPGLGTLLNDSVAARDVPVIQALCVVFATTTVVVNLMADLAAYRLAPKAFA comes from the coding sequence TTGAGTCTGGCCCGCTACGCGCTGCGGCGGCTGCTGCTCGGCGTGGCACAGGTGGTGGCGGTGGCCACGCTGGTGTTCGTGCTGACCGAGGCGCTGCCCGGCGACGCCGCCGTCGTGCTGGCCGGGGACATCCCGGACGAGGAACGCATCGCCCAGATCAGGCACGCCCTGGAGTTGGACCGTCCGGCCGCCGAGCGGTGGGCGGGCTGGCTGGCCGGGCTGGCACGCGGCGACCTCGGCGTCTCGCTCGTCTCCGGGCGCCCGGTGTCCGGCGTGCTCGCCGACGGCCTGCCGCCGACTCTGGTGCTGGCCGGCCTCACGCTGCTGCTGCTCGTGCCGATCTCGGTGGCCGTGGGCGTGACGGCGGCGGTACGTCAAGGCGGGCCGCTGGACCGGGTGCTGACGACGGTGACCGTCGGCCTGTATTCGATCCCGGAGTTCGCGCTGGGCGTGGTGCTGGTGGCGGTGTTCGCGGTGCGGCTCGGCTGGTTCCCGCCGACGGCGGTCGGCGCGCCGTCCAACATGCTCCAGCAGCCCGCGCTGCTGGTGTTGCCGGTCGCGGTGCTGCTGGCCAGGCCGGTCTGCTCGATCAGCCGGCTGGTACGCGCGGGCATGATCGACGCGCTCGGCTCCGGGTACGCGGCGCACGCCCGCCGGCTGGGCCTGCCGCGCCGGCGGGTGGTCCTGACGCACGCGTTGCCGAACGCCCTGGCCCCGGGCGTGCAGCAGCTGGCGAGGACCACGGACTGGCTGCTCGGCGGGGTGATCGTGGTGGAGTCGGTGTTCGTGATCCCGGGCCTCGGCACGTTGCTGAACGACTCGGTGGCGGCCAGGGACGTTCCGGTCATCCAGGCGCTCTGCGTGGTGTTCGCGACGACGACCGTGGTGGTCAATCTGATGGCGGACCTGGCGGCGTACCGGCTGGCGCCGAAGGCTTTCGCATGA
- a CDS encoding ABC transporter substrate-binding protein: MRPDRRAFLSAAAIVLAGCGVPSETGTVSSQPRRGGRLRAAFAGGGAQESLDPHLANLFLEASRSKAMFDKLADYGTDVSIVPRLASGWEADKKLSTWRITLREAVFHDGRPVRAADVLHSYARIADEKRTFRAKANLALIDLKSSRAVGDRTVEFVLKRPYAEFPNVLAAFGAYVVPEGAEEFSRPVGSGPFVFGSFQPGRSLLLKRNPNYWDGAPYLDELEYLIANEESARVNAVLGGQADYAHDLTPATARTHQAGGRMAITRLSNSGMQAFAMKVDRPPFNDPQLRQAMFLLADREQMINSVLAGAGQVGNDLFGKDYQYYAAGIPQRTPDLEQAKWLIDKAGARGMKVRLDTSAAASGFLEAASVFADQARQAGLDMTAATGNKDTYWADVLNKGVICCYRSGAMPIETHISQRLLTGSTTNATKWARPAFDALYDQAVASPDENKRGQIYLEMQRTLHAEGGFLIWGFADWLLGASPRVRGIANAPANTLDWARFDKVWLA, translated from the coding sequence ATGCGCCCCGATCGTCGTGCCTTCCTTTCCGCCGCCGCCATCGTCCTCGCCGGATGTGGCGTCCCATCTGAAACCGGGACCGTGTCGTCGCAGCCCCGAAGGGGTGGGAGGCTGCGGGCGGCGTTCGCGGGCGGCGGGGCGCAAGAGAGTCTGGATCCGCACCTGGCCAACCTGTTCCTGGAGGCGTCGCGGTCCAAGGCGATGTTCGACAAGCTCGCCGACTACGGGACCGACGTGTCGATCGTGCCGCGCCTGGCAAGTGGGTGGGAGGCGGACAAGAAGCTCAGCACGTGGCGGATCACGCTGCGCGAGGCCGTCTTCCACGACGGCCGGCCGGTGCGGGCGGCCGACGTGCTCCACAGCTACGCCCGCATCGCCGACGAGAAGCGCACCTTCCGCGCCAAGGCCAACCTCGCCCTCATCGACCTGAAGAGCAGCCGCGCGGTCGGCGACCGGACGGTGGAGTTCGTGCTGAAACGGCCCTACGCCGAGTTCCCCAACGTGCTGGCCGCCTTCGGCGCTTACGTCGTGCCCGAGGGGGCCGAGGAGTTCAGCCGGCCCGTCGGGTCGGGGCCGTTCGTGTTCGGCTCGTTCCAGCCTGGCCGGTCGCTGCTGCTCAAGAGGAACCCGAACTACTGGGACGGGGCGCCGTACCTGGACGAGCTCGAATACCTGATCGCCAACGAGGAGTCCGCCCGGGTGAACGCCGTGCTCGGCGGGCAGGCCGACTACGCACACGACCTGACCCCGGCCACGGCCCGCACCCACCAGGCCGGCGGCCGGATGGCGATCACCCGGCTGAGCAACAGCGGCATGCAGGCGTTCGCGATGAAGGTGGACCGGCCGCCCTTCAACGATCCCCAGCTGCGGCAGGCCATGTTCCTGCTGGCCGACCGCGAGCAGATGATCAACAGCGTGCTGGCGGGCGCCGGGCAGGTGGGTAACGACCTGTTCGGCAAGGACTACCAGTACTACGCGGCCGGCATCCCGCAGCGCACCCCCGACCTCGAGCAGGCCAAGTGGCTGATCGACAAGGCCGGGGCGAGGGGCATGAAGGTGCGGCTCGACACCTCGGCGGCGGCCAGCGGTTTCCTGGAGGCGGCCAGCGTCTTCGCCGACCAGGCCAGGCAGGCCGGGCTCGACATGACGGCCGCCACGGGCAACAAGGACACCTACTGGGCCGACGTGCTGAACAAGGGCGTCATCTGCTGCTACCGCTCCGGGGCGATGCCGATCGAGACGCACATCTCGCAGCGGCTGCTCACCGGCTCCACCACGAACGCCACCAAATGGGCCCGCCCCGCGTTCGACGCGCTTTACGACCAGGCCGTCGCCAGCCCCGACGAGAACAAGCGCGGCCAGATCTACCTGGAGATGCAGCGCACGCTGCATGCCGAGGGCGGCTTCCTCATCTGGGGGTTCGCCGACTGGCTGCTCGGCGCCTCGCCCCGGGTGCGCGGGATCGCCAACGCCCCCGCGAACACCCTCGATTGGGCCCGCTTCGACAAGGTGTGGCTGGCTTGA
- a CDS encoding sulfite exporter TauE/SafE family protein: protein MTPWEMAAVLAAGVAGGAINTVVGSGSLITFPTLLAVGLPPISANVSNNIGLVSGGFTGVMGYRPELKGQRERLLKLAPASAIGSLIGGFLLLNLPESSFNLIVSVLIAISCTLVLIQPRLSRLLNAPGLNPASSSAAHGGPWLWLGTLAAGMFGGYFGAGQGILLLGLMGILLADDLQRLNAAKNVLVLLVNSVAAVLYAVVADVDWLAVLLVALGSMAGGFLGARVGRRLPQPVLRGAIVCIGVVAIVKLLTD, encoded by the coding sequence ATGACACCTTGGGAGATGGCCGCGGTGCTGGCGGCCGGCGTGGCGGGCGGGGCCATCAACACCGTCGTGGGGTCCGGATCGTTGATCACGTTCCCCACGCTGCTGGCCGTCGGCCTGCCGCCGATCAGCGCCAACGTCTCCAACAACATCGGCCTCGTCTCCGGCGGCTTCACCGGCGTCATGGGCTACCGGCCCGAACTGAAGGGCCAGCGCGAGCGCCTGCTCAAGCTGGCCCCCGCTTCGGCCATCGGCTCACTGATCGGCGGCTTCCTGCTGCTCAACCTGCCCGAGAGCAGCTTCAACCTGATCGTGAGCGTGCTGATCGCGATCTCCTGCACGCTGGTTCTGATCCAGCCCAGGCTCAGCCGCCTGCTCAACGCGCCGGGGCTCAACCCCGCGTCGAGCTCGGCTGCGCACGGCGGGCCGTGGCTGTGGCTGGGCACGCTGGCGGCCGGCATGTTCGGCGGCTACTTCGGCGCCGGGCAGGGCATCCTGCTTCTCGGCCTGATGGGCATCCTCCTCGCCGATGACCTGCAGCGGCTCAACGCGGCGAAGAACGTGCTCGTGCTGCTGGTGAACTCGGTGGCCGCCGTGCTGTATGCGGTGGTGGCCGACGTGGACTGGCTCGCGGTGCTGCTGGTGGCACTGGGCTCGATGGCGGGCGGCTTCCTCGGAGCCAGGGTCGGGCGGAGACTGCCACAGCCGGTCCTACGCGGTGCGATCGTCTGCATCGGCGTCGTGGCGATCGTGAAACTCCTCACAGACTAG
- a CDS encoding MFS transporter, which yields MRKAMAPLLVTILAVFSAQQLLTPVLAPLARELALTETQLGLVITISAATLTVASPMWGRAMRRMRLRTVLLSGLGLASAGLIGFAVAVTLGLEEVVPPPVTFALMIATRSLLFGLGLAALPVAALTVAGLVTTGEADRTRVTGLVGAAQGLSLVVGPAGGGVLAVASLLLPLYVSPVICLLLTVWVLVAVRREPARAPQGVEGPRPRLWDARLWPLFAIGFCVFLSLGLVQVILGFLIADRLHVDPQATAGGVGLALAVAGIVIVGVQGALVPALGWRALRLIRVGAPIAVAAFGLLAVAHSLWLITVAFGLLGVGLGLAMPGVAAAPGLLVGPEGQSSISGLVNAVIGSTFVVGPLLSTALYEITPVAPVLAAFVAATTAVALAWLSPAARHAKAAAEAVAAP from the coding sequence GTGCGGAAGGCCATGGCTCCCCTGCTCGTCACGATTCTCGCCGTCTTCTCCGCGCAGCAGCTGCTCACGCCGGTGCTGGCGCCGCTGGCGCGGGAGCTGGCGTTGACGGAAACGCAGCTCGGGCTGGTGATCACGATTTCCGCGGCCACCCTGACCGTGGCCAGCCCGATGTGGGGGCGGGCCATGCGGAGGATGCGGTTGCGTACGGTGCTGCTGAGCGGGCTCGGGCTTGCGAGCGCCGGCCTGATCGGGTTCGCCGTGGCCGTCACTCTCGGGCTGGAAGAAGTGGTGCCGCCGCCGGTCACGTTCGCCTTGATGATCGCCACTCGTAGCCTTCTGTTCGGCCTCGGGCTTGCCGCGTTGCCTGTCGCCGCCCTCACCGTGGCGGGGCTCGTCACGACTGGGGAGGCCGATCGGACCAGGGTCACCGGGCTGGTCGGTGCGGCGCAGGGGCTGTCGCTGGTGGTCGGGCCCGCGGGTGGCGGCGTGCTGGCCGTGGCGTCGCTGCTGCTGCCCCTCTACGTGTCGCCGGTGATCTGCCTGCTGCTGACGGTCTGGGTGCTGGTGGCCGTACGGCGTGAGCCTGCCAGAGCGCCCCAAGGCGTCGAGGGTCCCCGGCCTCGGTTGTGGGATGCGCGGTTGTGGCCGTTGTTCGCGATCGGCTTCTGCGTTTTCCTCTCACTCGGGCTCGTGCAGGTGATCCTGGGGTTCCTGATCGCCGACCGCCTGCATGTGGATCCGCAGGCCACGGCGGGCGGCGTGGGCCTGGCGCTCGCCGTGGCGGGCATCGTGATCGTCGGCGTGCAGGGAGCGCTCGTGCCGGCGCTGGGGTGGCGGGCGCTCCGGCTGATCCGGGTGGGGGCGCCCATCGCGGTGGCCGCGTTCGGGCTGCTCGCCGTCGCCCACAGCCTGTGGCTGATCACCGTGGCGTTCGGGCTGCTCGGCGTGGGGCTGGGGCTCGCCATGCCGGGGGTCGCGGCGGCGCCGGGCCTGCTCGTCGGGCCCGAGGGGCAGAGCTCGATCTCCGGGCTGGTCAACGCCGTCATCGGGTCGACGTTCGTGGTGGGGCCGCTGTTGTCCACCGCCCTGTACGAGATCACCCCGGTCGCCCCGGTCCTGGCCGCGTTCGTCGCGGCGACGACGGCCGTGGCGCTGGCGTGGTTGTCACCGGCTGCCCGCCACGCCAAGGCCGCGGCCGAGGCCGTCGCCGCACCGTGA
- a CDS encoding branched-chain amino acid transaminase yields MTFGQPYDWVFADGEFVHSHDARLSVLANVVSYGTGTFEGIRATWNAEQGELYLLEAEAHYVRLARSARILGLELPYRPEDLVAATKELLRRNDVRANAYVRPLLLLAGEQLAVRMHDSGTRLLIPATPMPGDYINLRGVRCMVSTWRRGTDVAVPNRAKVIGSYVGPALAKTEAIRQGFDEALLLTADGHVAEATTSNILVRIGQEWATPPVTDDILEGITRRQVMDLLAEDFGVTVTQRRIHRSELYACDEALLCGTAAIVVPVTEVDGRPIGDGVVGETTLAVQRTLREIACRDGYRHHEWTTPVYDEAVYDEAVYDEAVYDEAKEAG; encoded by the coding sequence ATGACCTTCGGGCAGCCGTACGACTGGGTCTTCGCAGACGGCGAGTTCGTGCACTCGCACGACGCGCGGCTGAGCGTCCTCGCCAACGTGGTCTCCTACGGGACCGGGACGTTCGAGGGCATCCGGGCGACGTGGAACGCCGAGCAAGGAGAGCTGTACCTGCTGGAGGCGGAGGCGCACTACGTGCGACTGGCGCGCTCGGCGCGGATCCTCGGGCTGGAGCTGCCGTACCGGCCCGAAGACCTGGTGGCCGCGACCAAGGAGCTTTTACGCAGGAACGACGTCCGGGCCAACGCCTACGTCCGGCCGCTGCTGCTCCTTGCCGGCGAGCAACTCGCGGTGCGGATGCACGACTCCGGGACTCGGCTGTTGATCCCGGCGACCCCGATGCCCGGCGACTACATCAACCTGCGCGGCGTTCGCTGCATGGTGAGCACCTGGCGCCGCGGCACGGACGTCGCGGTGCCCAACCGCGCCAAGGTGATCGGGAGCTACGTCGGCCCCGCCCTGGCCAAGACCGAGGCGATCAGGCAGGGGTTCGACGAGGCCCTGCTGCTGACCGCGGACGGCCATGTGGCCGAGGCGACCACCTCGAACATCCTCGTGCGCATCGGCCAGGAGTGGGCCACGCCGCCGGTCACCGACGACATCCTGGAGGGGATCACCCGCCGGCAGGTGATGGACCTGCTGGCCGAGGACTTCGGCGTCACCGTCACGCAGCGTCGGATCCACCGCTCGGAGCTGTACGCCTGCGACGAGGCGCTGCTGTGTGGCACAGCCGCGATCGTCGTCCCCGTCACCGAGGTGGACGGCCGCCCGATCGGCGACGGCGTCGTCGGCGAGACGACGCTGGCCGTGCAGCGCACCCTGCGGGAGATCGCGTGCCGCGACGGCTACCGGCACCACGAATGGACGACACCCGTATACGACGAGGCCGTATACGACGAGGCCGTATACGACGAGGCCGTATACGACGAGGCCAAGGAGGCAGGATGA
- a CDS encoding cupin domain-containing protein, translated as MSEQETRETTTAGALTDLADLRPLRIWQDVTARVLQCERITMAVVEIPAGGLVPAHQHENEQVGLCLAGSLTFTVGEETRDLGPGGMWRILSNVPHVVKAGPRGAVVVEVFSPVRSDWADLEEAPDAPLSWPATT; from the coding sequence ATGAGCGAGCAGGAAACCCGCGAGACCACGACGGCCGGCGCGCTGACTGATCTCGCCGACCTTCGCCCCTTGCGGATCTGGCAGGACGTCACCGCCCGCGTCCTGCAGTGCGAGCGGATCACGATGGCGGTGGTGGAGATTCCGGCGGGTGGGCTGGTGCCCGCACATCAGCACGAGAACGAGCAGGTGGGGCTCTGTCTCGCGGGCTCGCTGACCTTCACCGTGGGCGAGGAAACCCGGGACCTGGGCCCCGGCGGCATGTGGCGGATCCTCTCCAACGTGCCGCACGTGGTCAAGGCCGGGCCGCGGGGCGCGGTCGTCGTCGAGGTCTTCTCCCCGGTCCGCAGCGACTGGGCCGACCTGGAGGAGGCCCCGGACGCCCCTTTGAGCTGGCCGGCCACCACATGA
- a CDS encoding NAD-dependent epimerase/dehydratase family protein — MRVVVIGASGHIGTYLVPKLVEAGHDVVAVSRGKRDPYSPHGAWQRVTTVTADRDAEDADGTFGRRIVELEGDVVIDLICFEEDSARHLAEALHGRVRQFLHCGTIWTHGPSAQVPTTEDRPKAPLGDYGRKKAAIEAYLLERAHRDGFPVTIIHPGHITGPGWVPVNPAGNVNPAVFQTLADGEALALPNFGLETVQHVHADDVARIFMDAIASPSVAVGESFHSVATSALTLRGYAEAVAGWFGREARLAYLPWEQWRDTVSEFDAQVTLDHISYSPHCSMEKAERLLGHRPRYTPLEAIAEAVDWLVRTGVIARLDD, encoded by the coding sequence ATGCGTGTAGTGGTCATCGGCGCCAGCGGTCATATCGGCACTTATCTGGTCCCAAAGCTCGTCGAAGCAGGTCATGACGTGGTCGCGGTGAGCAGGGGCAAGCGGGACCCCTACAGCCCGCACGGGGCGTGGCAGCGGGTCACCACCGTCACGGCCGACCGGGACGCGGAGGATGCCGACGGGACGTTCGGGCGGCGGATCGTCGAGTTGGAGGGCGACGTCGTCATCGACCTCATCTGCTTCGAGGAGGACAGCGCGCGGCACCTCGCCGAGGCGCTCCACGGGCGGGTGCGGCAGTTCCTGCATTGCGGGACGATCTGGACGCACGGGCCGAGCGCGCAGGTGCCGACGACCGAGGACCGGCCGAAGGCGCCGCTCGGGGACTATGGCCGGAAGAAGGCCGCCATCGAGGCATATCTGCTCGAGCGGGCCCATCGGGATGGCTTCCCCGTGACGATCATTCATCCCGGGCACATCACCGGCCCTGGGTGGGTGCCGGTCAATCCTGCCGGGAACGTCAATCCCGCCGTCTTCCAGACGCTGGCGGACGGGGAAGCGCTGGCGCTGCCGAACTTCGGCCTGGAGACTGTGCAGCACGTGCACGCCGATGACGTGGCGCGCATCTTCATGGACGCGATCGCCAGTCCGTCCGTGGCCGTGGGCGAGAGCTTCCACTCGGTCGCCACGAGCGCGCTGACGCTGCGCGGGTACGCCGAGGCGGTGGCCGGGTGGTTCGGTCGGGAGGCGCGGCTGGCCTACCTGCCGTGGGAGCAGTGGCGGGACACGGTGTCCGAGTTCGACGCGCAGGTCACGCTCGACCACATCTCCTACAGCCCGCACTGCAGCATGGAGAAGGCCGAGCGGCTGCTCGGGCACCGGCCGCGGTACACCCCGCTCGAGGCCATCGCCGAGGCCGTCGACTGGCTGGTGAGGACAGGGGTCATCGCCCGCCTCGACGACTGA
- a CDS encoding AEC family transporter, giving the protein MSGVVAAFAALVSVAVLGYLVGAGGLLRASDELVLSRLAFFVATPALMFATVSRADLATLLSPVLLTEVVAVACVQLAYVLVAKLLWRRDRRETTIGALASSYVNAGNLGVPISIYVLGDGALVAPILLFQLIVITPISFLILDKGARSIRSALLLPLRNPLTVASLLGLACALTGLSIPVTVMRPIELLGGAAIPVALLAYGLSLYGSQRAPTEKSGGLGWDIGLVVALKAVVQPAIAYLTARFALGLDDSALLAATLFAALPTAQNIYVYAVNYDTGRRLARSAVLITTVLSIPIMTAIGAVLG; this is encoded by the coding sequence GTGTCGGGGGTTGTCGCGGCGTTCGCCGCCCTGGTGTCCGTTGCCGTGCTCGGCTACCTCGTCGGCGCCGGCGGCTTATTGCGTGCCAGCGACGAGCTGGTCCTGTCCCGGTTGGCCTTCTTCGTCGCGACACCGGCACTGATGTTCGCCACGGTCTCCCGCGCCGACCTGGCCACGCTCCTCTCCCCGGTGTTGCTGACCGAGGTCGTGGCGGTGGCGTGCGTGCAGCTCGCGTACGTGCTGGTGGCAAAGCTGCTCTGGCGCAGGGACCGCCGCGAGACCACGATCGGCGCGCTGGCCTCGTCGTACGTCAACGCCGGCAACCTGGGCGTCCCCATCTCCATCTACGTGCTGGGCGACGGCGCCCTGGTCGCGCCCATCCTCCTCTTCCAGCTGATCGTCATCACCCCGATCTCCTTTCTGATCCTCGACAAGGGTGCAAGGTCGATCCGCTCGGCCCTCCTGCTCCCGCTCCGCAACCCCCTCACGGTGGCCTCCCTCCTGGGCCTGGCCTGCGCCCTGACCGGCCTTTCCATCCCCGTCACGGTCATGCGCCCGATCGAGCTGCTCGGCGGCGCGGCTATCCCCGTCGCCCTGCTCGCCTACGGCCTCAGCCTGTACGGCTCCCAGCGCGCGCCCACGGAGAAGAGCGGCGGCCTCGGCTGGGACATCGGTCTCGTGGTCGCGCTGAAAGCGGTCGTCCAGCCCGCGATCGCGTACCTGACCGCCCGCTTCGCCCTCGGCCTCGACGACAGCGCGTTGCTGGCCGCCACGTTGTTCGCCGCGCTGCCCACGGCGCAGAACATCTACGTGTACGCGGTGAACTACGACACGGGCCGGCGCCTGGCCCGCAGCGCCGTCCTCATCACCACAGTCCTGTCCATCCCCATCATGACGGCGATCGGCGCGGTCCTAGGCTGA
- the pyrH gene encoding UMP kinase, with protein MSRYSRVVVKLSGEALAGPSGWGADPASLAQLADELLSVHALGVELAVVIGGGNYFRGRMAEGWGIGRAEADNIGMLGTVMNALMLRGVLTARSESDVRVMTAVPMQSVAEPFIRLRGDRHLRRGLIVLLAGGIGQPYVTTDYPAVQRALELEADALLVAKRGVDGVYDRDPNRDPDAKRFTTLTYREALDAGVRVMDQSAFVLANEQGLLMHVFDVAEVGAMSAICQGEDIGTRITRD; from the coding sequence GTGAGCCGTTATTCACGTGTGGTGGTCAAGTTGAGCGGCGAGGCGCTGGCCGGGCCTTCGGGCTGGGGCGCGGACCCGGCGAGTCTCGCACAGCTGGCAGACGAGCTGCTGTCGGTCCACGCACTCGGAGTCGAGCTCGCCGTGGTGATCGGCGGCGGCAACTACTTCCGGGGCCGGATGGCCGAAGGATGGGGCATCGGACGAGCCGAGGCCGACAACATCGGCATGCTCGGCACGGTGATGAACGCGCTGATGTTGCGCGGTGTCCTGACGGCACGCAGTGAGTCGGACGTGCGGGTGATGACGGCGGTGCCGATGCAGAGTGTCGCCGAGCCGTTCATCCGGCTACGCGGGGACCGGCACCTGCGGCGCGGACTGATCGTGCTGCTGGCAGGCGGCATCGGGCAGCCGTACGTCACCACCGACTACCCGGCGGTCCAGCGGGCGCTGGAGTTGGAAGCCGACGCGCTGCTGGTCGCCAAGCGCGGCGTGGACGGCGTCTACGACCGCGACCCGAACCGCGATCCCGACGCCAAACGCTTCACCACTCTCACCTATCGGGAGGCGCTGGACGCAGGGGTCAGGGTCATGGATCAGAGCGCTTTCGTCCTAGCCAACGAGCAAGGGCTCCTCATGCACGTCTTCGACGTCGCCGAGGTGGGCGCGATGAGCGCGATCTGCCAAGGCGAGGACATCGGCACCCGCATCACCCGCGATTGA
- a CDS encoding methyltransferase domain-containing protein produces the protein MDEAATAQRIERLAEYISRLEDIQGFVVEAFRAVPRHPFIPDVALATPGSPDEAFVIDRGSDPETWWDTVYSRAPIVIQLDDGATDIRARTGDYTSSSSAPSTVAHLLQLLDPEPDDRVLEVGTGTGWTAALLAHLVGPHGSVMSMEIDKAVAEQAAKNLAAVDVQPHLIVGDGAEGCPERAPYDRVHVTCGVRTVPYAWIEQCRPGGVIVAPYCPGFGDDHVLRLVTLRDGTAIGRFPGYASYMMMRSQRPLPYATDDGSGRRHPTQVHPRTIGLAPPGADLAMAAITGLYAHIIREEARFLTYVMDPADPGQWAVAVHQRGYPDHTVYQMGHRALWEEVTDAYFRWVGWGEPGRDRFGMTVTPEGQCVWLDTPDQVLNRG, from the coding sequence GTGGATGAGGCTGCCACCGCCCAGCGCATTGAGCGACTGGCCGAGTACATCAGCAGGTTGGAGGATATCCAGGGCTTCGTCGTTGAAGCCTTCCGCGCGGTGCCGCGCCACCCGTTCATCCCCGATGTGGCGCTGGCCACGCCCGGCAGTCCTGATGAGGCGTTTGTCATCGATCGGGGCAGCGATCCCGAGACCTGGTGGGACACGGTTTACTCCCGGGCTCCCATCGTGATCCAGCTCGACGATGGCGCCACCGACATCAGGGCCCGCACAGGGGACTACACGTCCTCCTCCTCCGCGCCCAGCACGGTCGCGCATCTACTGCAACTCCTCGACCCCGAGCCTGACGACCGGGTGCTGGAGGTGGGCACCGGCACGGGGTGGACGGCCGCATTGCTCGCTCACCTGGTCGGTCCGCACGGAAGTGTGATGTCGATGGAGATCGATAAGGCCGTAGCCGAGCAGGCTGCCAAGAATCTCGCCGCAGTGGACGTGCAGCCACATCTGATTGTCGGCGATGGCGCGGAGGGTTGTCCCGAGCGAGCGCCGTACGATCGCGTGCACGTCACCTGCGGTGTCCGAACAGTCCCGTACGCGTGGATCGAGCAGTGTCGGCCGGGAGGGGTCATCGTCGCCCCATATTGCCCTGGCTTCGGCGACGATCATGTGTTGCGGCTCGTGACTTTGCGGGACGGGACCGCGATCGGCCGCTTTCCTGGCTACGCCTCATACATGATGATGCGCTCCCAGCGGCCCCTCCCCTATGCCACCGATGACGGCAGCGGTCGACGCCACCCGACTCAGGTGCACCCCCGCACCATCGGGCTCGCACCGCCCGGCGCCGACCTGGCGATGGCGGCCATCACCGGCCTGTACGCGCACATCATCCGCGAAGAGGCTCGATTTCTGACATACGTGATGGACCCGGCCGACCCCGGCCAGTGGGCAGTGGCCGTCCACCAACGCGGCTACCCCGACCACACCGTCTACCAGATGGGCCACCGTGCCTTGTGGGAGGAGGTGACCGACGCCTACTTCCGATGGGTCGGCTGGGGCGAGCCCGGACGTGACCGGTTCGGGATGACGGTGACCCCGGAAGGGCAGTGCGTTTGGCTGGACACACCCGATCAGGTGCTCAATCGCGGGTGA